GCACATTTTCATCATACAGGGATTCTATGTCAAGCGGATGAATGATCTCATTCCTTACGAATGCATTCTCCATGTCTTCCTTAAGTACCGAATGAAACAGGGAAAGGACGGTGCCGTCATAGTCTGTAGATATGTACTGTGGCTTGTAAGATATTCTGACCGGATTCGAAAGAGTTCCTTCGTAATCCTTTATCACGCCCGCCAGGATCTTTGCGAAGGTGGATTTCCCCAGAGCATTTCGCCCCAGAACTCCAACAACGTGTGTGTTCTTCAGGGATCCTGCCGAAACGTTGAGCCTGAAATTTCCGAGGTTAATTTTCAGATCAGTCCATGAAGAAAGGTCTATACCGGTTGTATCGCGTTTTGAGGATTTTTTCTGAAAACTTATTGCATAATTTCGGATTCTAACATTCTCCTCGCGAAGATAACCCTCCAGGAACGAATTTATTGCTTTATTGGATGTCCTGGGTTCGCTGACAATTCCGTAAGCTCCAGGCTGACCATAAACAATGTGAGCATTGTCCGCCATCCAGTCCATTATGGCCAAATCGTGCTCAACAACAAAAACAATCTTGGAAGCTGAGAGTTTCTGTATCAACCCTGCTACGCGGAGCCTTTCGGAGATATCCAGGTAGGAAGTTGTCTCATCGAAAAGATATATGTCCCCGTCTTTCATCAGTGCCCTCCCCACGGCAAGTTTTTGAAGCTCCCCTCCAGAACAGTAGCTTACATCCTTATCCAGGGATTCCGCAAGTCCCAGCGATGAAACTATTTCATCAAACAATTTTTGCGGATCATCTCTCTTGAGGATTTCGCCGATGGTTCCAGAAGTAACTTTCGGAATCAGATCCACATTCTGGTCCTTAAGAACCGCGACATGATTTCCATCATAAAGGTCCCTGAAGTAGTCACCGAGAACGGATCCAGCAAACTTCCGGACGACGTTCTCTTTGCTCGGCTTCTCCTCATAATTTCCAAAATTTGGGATAATCACGCCAGAAAGTATCTTCAACGTGGTGCTTTTGCCCAGGGCATTCTGCCCAAGAATTGCGGAAACTTTACCCTTTAACGGTATAGGAAGAGAATACAGGCGAAAAGAATTGAGTCCATACTGATGACTTAGGTCCTTGTTCAGCTCATCCGGAAGCGTAATAATTTTTATGGCCCCAAAGGGGCAGCGGTGTACGCATATCCCACATCCAATGCATAAAGGCTCATTTATTATGGGCTGGGAATTTGGATCTGGAAACTCTATTGTTGGTGTCCCACTCCTAACTGGAGGACAATAATATTGACATTCGTGGTTGCATTTTTTAGGATGGCATCGTTCCCTATCAAGAACTGCGACGTGCACCTGTATCCCTTAATTCGGTTTCCAGTACTCGTCCGGAATTTCCTCGTATATCTGTGACGCGTCGCTCTTCTCTATGACTGCGATGGGCGTCTTCATTTTTGACAATCGGATTATATGAGGAACATTGAGAATCCAGTAATGTATTCTCCATTCCCTACCGTCGTACAGGGTTGTTTCCTCTCGTTCAGTTTGAAGAACGCCAATGTCCTCCATGGTATAAAATGAATCTCTATCCTCAGGTTCGAGCATGTTGTCAATGACCCTGTCACTATAACCGAAGAAATTTATTAAATGCTCTGCAGCATCAACGGCCTCCTCCTCATTCATGACCCTGTTCTGGAGACTTAATCCCTTGCTGATTGCAATAGCCAATTCCTTAAGGTTCGTATAGTTTCGCTTAATATTTTTATCGTTATTATTAACCATGTTAATCATTCTTTTTCAATACTTAGCAAGCATAAGTAATTGCAAATCACTTTATAAACTTGTTTAAAAAAAAGTTGCTTTTTCTTCCATTTAGTCCAATGATGGATCGAGTCCTGTCGGTATTGAATTTTACTTACCAAATATTAAAAATGTTTAAATCCATGAAACTGTATTCGATAAAGATGAGCGCTGACTAAACAATTTTATTCTATATGTAAGAATTTTCTTTCTGATATCCAGGGGATACAGAATCGAAGAAGTTCTGGATATCCTTTAAAGGATCCTTGCTTAGCATCATGTCCGGTACATATTTCCTGAAATAAGAGGCACGACGGTCCAATATAACAGAGGCACCTACATCATTTTCTCCTCTTATCAGTCTTCCAAGCGTTTGCCTGATCTTTATTGACGTTGGAAAAGTGACGGAATAAAGCCACCCGTTTCCGTACTTGTGCTCATAATACGAGTAAAGTGATTTTTGTTTTGCGTCCGGTTTTGGGTACGGCAGACCTACCATGATCACAAGCTGAAGTTGTTCCCCAGGAAAATTCATGCCTTCAGATATCCTTCCACCCATTACGGCAAAGAGAGGTTCCTGGCCGTTCCTGAATCTCTGTATTGTGGACATCAATGCATCCTGTCTCATTTCCCTCGATTCCGATATATAATCAAAATGGAATTTCATGCTGGTTATTCTCTGCATGACATTGTATGATGTGAAAAAAACAATGGTCTTCTTCCTTAGCCCGTTAATCAAGTTTTCTAAGATGTCGTGTATTTTTTGTGTCTCAAGAGCGTCTAGTTCCTCATATTTTGTTGAGACCGAGTCATAGTAGAAAATCCTCCTGTTGTTCGTAGGAAAGACATTTCTTATCGCCATTGATCTCATGTTTGTGAACCCGGTAATGTTTGAATAAACATCAAATGGCGCAAGAGTACCTGACATGTGTATCGTCTTCGATTTCATGAGTGGTTCAAGTATCGCCGTAGGTTCAATGCAGAACGCCTCTATTTTTACGGTGTCCTTAAGTGACAAGATCGCGATGTATTTTTCGTCCTCCATCAATTTCCAATTGAGGAGCCGTGAACCAAGCGTGTATACATGCGACCTTGGTACCTTGCCGTCTTTTTCCTTGTGATCCAATATATTCTCCCCGAAATCGGCAAAAAGTGATGAAAGGTACCAGAACGTATCTGGATTCATCTTGTTGCTTATCGCTACATAGTCGGAAAGATCGGAGAACTTGATCTTCGCCTCATCACGTTCGTTCAGAAAGTCCCTTTGCATATCAAGCAAGGCATTCCTGAGCATTTCACAGAAGTCTGTAGGTTTAATTCTCTTTACTAGCTCGATATCCCCAAATTCGTGAGCTTCTTTTTCCGCCAGGTTAATCATGTTGAGAGTTATGCTGAATGATGACGCCGATCTGGCGATATCAGGAAGGTTATGCGCTTCATCAAGGATTATGATAAGATCTTCCCTTGATACGCCCCATCTGGAAAGAAACCTTTCCGCAACTTCAGGATTCAGGAAATATGAGTAAGGTGATATCACTAAATCTGCCTTAGATGCATTAAATTTTAACGCTTCGTAAGGACAGACGTTGTGCCTGATTCCATAAGCCAGAAATTCTTCAGCTGTTGGAATAGTGGTAAAAATAAGATTTGAGATTTGATCAGAGAACACATTATCATTGAAATATTCACACGCACTCTTCAGGCCAGACATTACTTTCTTTTTTCTGTCGTTGCAAAACCTTGAGAGCGATTCCGGAGAAAAGTTCTCATCAGTCTCAAGATCACGCGAGAGAAGGCAGAGATTCTGTCTGCCCTGCATCGGAACCGCACGCATTCTAAATTCTTCTGGGATCTTTCGCAACTCCGATATTATTTGCTCTTGCTGGGAGTTCGTCCTGGTTAGGTAAACAATCTTCTTCCCGCTACTTTTGGCAATTTTGATCGCTGCTATGAGTGCAATAATTGTTTTTCCGGATCCGGTTGGAGATTCTATCGAAACCGAATTAGAAATCTTTAGGGATTCCGTTATGAACCTGATAAGATCGTTTTGGTATCCTCTTAGTTCGTGTTCATCCGTCACATACTCTCACTTTTATCGCTTTGCAATTTGCCTTCAAGATATTCTATCCTTTCTCTTGTAGCGGATATGTCTGTGGATAATTCTTCCGCTTCCTTTAACAGCGATATGGCGTCATTTATCTTTCCAAGTTGTTCGAGTGCAAGTGATTTATCAAGATAGTACTGGTAGTTGCCAGGGGAAAGCGCGATGGCTTTGTCCATGAGCAACGAAGCATCCTCAAATTTTTCAAGTTTCATTAACAACTCAAATTTCCTATAAAGAAAAATCTGATCCGAGGAATTCAGTGAAATCGCTTTGTCAAAATCATTCATCGCCTCGGTGTATCTTCCTGCCCTCCAGTAGGCGTTTCCTCTATTGTAGTAATAATCTGGGATGTCATTTTCGATAGAGATTGCCTTCGAAATGTTCTCTACGGCCTCTCGCGTCTTTCCGATGTCATCGTAAGCGGATCCAAGTGCATTATAATAATCTGCAATTTCTGGGTCAAGTTCAATAGAT
The genomic region above belongs to Thermoplasmatales archaeon and contains:
- a CDS encoding ribosome biogenesis/translation initiation ATPase RLI, whose product is MHVAVLDRERCHPKKCNHECQYYCPPVRSGTPTIEFPDPNSQPIINEPLCIGCGICVHRCPFGAIKIITLPDELNKDLSHQYGLNSFRLYSLPIPLKGKVSAILGQNALGKSTTLKILSGVIIPNFGNYEEKPSKENVVRKFAGSVLGDYFRDLYDGNHVAVLKDQNVDLIPKVTSGTIGEILKRDDPQKLFDEIVSSLGLAESLDKDVSYCSGGELQKLAVGRALMKDGDIYLFDETTSYLDISERLRVAGLIQKLSASKIVFVVEHDLAIMDWMADNAHIVYGQPGAYGIVSEPRTSNKAINSFLEGYLREENVRIRNYAISFQKKSSKRDTTGIDLSSWTDLKINLGNFRLNVSAGSLKNTHVVGVLGRNALGKSTFAKILAGVIKDYEGTLSNPVRISYKPQYISTDYDGTVLSLFHSVLKEDMENAFVRNEIIHPLDIESLYDENVQDLSGGELQRMSICLTLSRDADLYILDEPSAHLDSAYRMLAAKVIKRVMENNKKGALVIDHDVYFIDLISDELMIFTGTQGIEGDAFGPMPMTQGMNAFLKEIEITFRRDALTMRPRINKPNSRLDKEQKESGNYYYAE
- a CDS encoding ATP-dependent DNA helicase; translation: MTDEHELRGYQNDLIRFITESLKISNSVSIESPTGSGKTIIALIAAIKIAKSSGKKIVYLTRTNSQQEQIISELRKIPEEFRMRAVPMQGRQNLCLLSRDLETDENFSPESLSRFCNDRKKKVMSGLKSACEYFNDNVFSDQISNLIFTTIPTAEEFLAYGIRHNVCPYEALKFNASKADLVISPYSYFLNPEVAERFLSRWGVSREDLIIILDEAHNLPDIARSASSFSITLNMINLAEKEAHEFGDIELVKRIKPTDFCEMLRNALLDMQRDFLNERDEAKIKFSDLSDYVAISNKMNPDTFWYLSSLFADFGENILDHKEKDGKVPRSHVYTLGSRLLNWKLMEDEKYIAILSLKDTVKIEAFCIEPTAILEPLMKSKTIHMSGTLAPFDVYSNITGFTNMRSMAIRNVFPTNNRRIFYYDSVSTKYEELDALETQKIHDILENLINGLRKKTIVFFTSYNVMQRITSMKFHFDYISESREMRQDALMSTIQRFRNGQEPLFAVMGGRISEGMNFPGEQLQLVIMVGLPYPKPDAKQKSLYSYYEHKYGNGWLYSVTFPTSIKIRQTLGRLIRGENDVGASVILDRRASYFRKYVPDMMLSKDPLKDIQNFFDSVSPGYQKENSYI
- a CDS encoding tetratricopeptide repeat protein, which gives rise to MTENYGKMSVSEMADDYNERGISYFNLKKYAEAIKEFTKAIKLISNEPDFYFNRGLAYYSMKMFDQSIKDYTKSIELDPEIADYYNALGSAYDDIGKTREAVENISKAISIENDIPDYYYNRGNAYWRAGRYTEAMNDFDKAISLNSSDQIFLYRKFELLMKLEKFEDASLLMDKAIALSPGNYQYYLDKSLALEQLGKINDAISLLKEAEELSTDISATRERIEYLEGKLQSDKSESM